One genomic window of Ostrinia nubilalis chromosome W, ilOstNubi1.1, whole genome shotgun sequence includes the following:
- the LOC135086436 gene encoding uncharacterized protein LOC135086436: MSATNDNYVGVRVGGQPGGVPEACGGVTTPTSYVFARDRSVTTEDFNKFKEEIKSMITSLWAAQKEETKNSTSTLLEIKNKTSNIENSIALLTSQNQELNKKVIQMENKIKEGNEHLALLEDKIENMQMAYRKSNFEIKNVPRKADETKDDLVDMVLHLSATVGADLNKSDIRDVYRVLGKKDQQQKNTPIVVETSSTLIKNNTLKLCKAFNVKTKSKLCAKHLGLRVSEDTPIFVSEQLTAKGSRLHFLARDLVKSKQYKYCWTAYGRVYVRESDNSKIINIKSEAQVHQLMNKK, translated from the coding sequence ATGAGTGCTACCAATGATAATTATGTCGGTGTGCGAGTTGGAGGCCAGCCCGGAGGTGTGCCGGAGGCGTGTGGCGGCGTTACGACTCCGACGAGCTATGTGTTTGCGCGCGATAGAAGCGTGACAACGGAGGACTTTAATAAGTTTAAAGAAGAGATTAAAAGCATGATAACGTCATTATGGGCTGCACAAaaggaagaaacaaaaaatagcaCATCAACTttgttagaaataaaaaataagacctCAAACATTGAAAACTCCATTGCCCTCTTGACATCACAAAATCAGGAACTAAATAAAAAGGTGATTCAAATGGAAAACAAGATTAAAGAGGGAAATGAGCACCTAGCTTTATTAGAAGATAAAATTGAAAACATGCAAATGGCCTACCGTAAAtctaattttgaaataaaaaacgtACCACGGAAAGCTGATGAAACAAAGGACGACTTAGTGGACATGGTGCTGCACCTGTCTGCCACGGTTGGTGCGGACTTAAACAAATCTGACATAAGGGATGTATACAGGGTGCTTGGGAAAAAAGACCAGCAGCAGAAAAATACACCCATTGTTGTTGAAACATCGTCAACGCTGATCAAAAATAACACCCTAAAGCTGTGCAAGGCATTTAATGTAAAAACCAAGTCTAAACTGTGTGCTAAACACCTGGGCCTCCGTGTATCAGAGGATACACCTATATTTGTTTCGGAGCAGCTCACCGCAAAGGGATCCCGGTTACACTTCCTCGCCAGAGATCTTGTAAAGTCGAAACAATACAAGTATTGTTGGACGGCATACGGGAGAGTGTATGTGAGGGAAAGTGACAACTCAAAAATCATCAACATCAAATCGGAAGCACAGGTTCATCAACTAATGAATAAGAAGTGA